In the genome of Candidatus Chromulinivoraceae bacterium, the window CGGGCTGGTGCCGGCGGGCACGATCAGTACGACGGTGTTCATGTCGACGCTCTGGAAGCCGCCGGGGATCAGCAGGCCGCTCTTGATCATGGCGTCGCCGATCTTGTAGTGACCCGCTCCCGGGAAGCGCACGAGTGCGGCCTGGCCGAACGCGACGTCCAGCTCGGGGCCCTGGGACTGCGGCATGAGTGCCTCCTCTTTGTCACTGCGCGAAAAGGTCTTTCTCGCGACGACAGTAACAACTCGTGTAATAATAACATATATACGCTAAAAAGTAAAGAGAGAGGATTATGCACCCTCTCTCTTTACTTACCTTTGTTCAGCTAGAATACGCTGAGCAGAGTCCAATTACTGCCTTCGCTGCGAAGACGGTAGTTTTGGCGACCGTCTGTCATCGTGAAGATCTGCGAGATCCGCTCACCGCTTCGTACAACGGTTCGCAGCCCGGCGTCGATAAAATCGTACGTCGTGCCCTGAAACTCGATGCGTCGTGGGTAGGCGCGCATACCGCGGCTAAAGCCGATTGCGGTAACGTCAACTGGGCTGTTAATGGTAGTTTGATCTTTCATATTCGTACTCCCTTACTCTAAAGATGATTTTTTTGATTTTTGGTAAAGAAAAAACTGACAACAAGAAAATTGGTCAGTTGCGGATTTATAGAGCAGCTACAAGGAGACAAATAACACCGCCTATATTATTTGCTGTATCACCTGAAGTAGCGATTGAATATGTAGTCCGTGCAGGGGCGCTTAACAACTGTCAGTGTGCATGCCGGCTTGTATTGTATAAAGGTCTGCTAGTAAAAAGGCTCTCCACCAGTACTCTCATGACCTTCTTTATTATAGCGCTTCGGCCAGTTAAACGGTCAATGGCATAAGCAGTTTTTACAACTATTTATATGTCTTAGCGGGGACAGCTTCCCACTCGGCAAGTACGTGGTTGAACCCGAATAAGGCGATCTGCCTGACATTCTCCGGAATAAGTGACTCATCGAACACAAGCAGCTCTTTTTTAGTCAGTAATTTAATGGTGGTCGATTCGCCTTCGACTGGTTTTTGAGTGGGCGCTTTGCTTGCCGTAAAGGCGTATGCGATATCAGTATGAAAATGATCGATACCATTACCAAATGGGTGCGTGCTGTGCGCAAGTGGCACGGGGTGAACGGTTGCGTCTGGTAGCTGCGGAACACGGTGGGTCGGCTGTAATATGGCAAGATCCTCCAGGAGATACCCGGATTCTTCTTCAAGCTCATGGCTTATAGCTTGCCATGGTGTTTCGTTAAGCTCGATGTGGCCGCCGAACTGCATGTATTTGCCGATCTTTTTATGAAGATGCAGCATAATTTTAGGTTCGCTAAAATCAGTTCTAAATACGTAGGCACTTGCCGTGTGGTCGTGCTGGCCGGGTTCGGTGTGAACGTGTGGCATGTTTTTTTATGTTCCCCTTGTATGGGGCTATGATATCACGATTCGAGTGACTTCAAGATCGTAGAAATATCAACACCTTTGCCAAGAACAGGCTTCCATAAATCGCCTACTGCATCTAGCCGTTTGTGGGCATTCTTAATGGTAAAGTCGGCTGGTTTGAGGCCCGGCTTTATTTCATCCCAGTGTAGCGGCATAGAAACGCTGGCATCTGGTGTGGGACGGAGTGAATACGGTGCCGCGAGGGTTTGACCTTCTCTGTTTTGGAGAAAATCAAGGTAAATGCGGTGCGGCCGCTTAGCCGGCATACGCTCTACGCTGGTAAGTTTAGGTAGGCGCTTGTTTATCTCGAGCACCAGTAAGTGAGCAAAGTTTTTGGCTTGTTCGTAACTATATTTTGTTCCAAGGGGTACATAAATATGAATGCCAGTCTTGCCAGATGTCTTAGGCAGGCAGGCTACGCCCCATTCGTCGCACACTTTTTTGACTTCTAACGCTACGGTAATAACGTCTTTAAACGTGACACCCTCTGGGTCGAGGTCAATCACAAGCCAATCAGGTGTATTGAGATGTCCAACCCGTGAGTTCCATGGGTTTATCTCGATACTGCCAAGTTGCACAGCATACAGTAGTGTTTCAAGCTTACCTCCTACCATCCAGTGGAGTGTATCATTATGAGAGTCTGAAAATATGTCTGTTGCTGGAACCCAATCTGGCAGGTGCTCCA includes:
- a CDS encoding NUDIX domain-containing protein, producing MPHVHTEPGQHDHTASAYVFRTDFSEPKIMLHLHKKIGKYMQFGGHIELNETPWQAISHELEEESGYLLEDLAILQPTHRVPQLPDATVHPVPLAHSTHPFGNGIDHFHTDIAYAFTASKAPTQKPVEGESTTIKLLTKKELLVFDESLIPENVRQIALFGFNHVLAEWEAVPAKTYK